The following DNA comes from Cryobacterium psychrophilum.
CCCACGAGCCGGGCTCTCGGCCACCACCACCAGGACAGTCGCCCCCTCACTGAGGAGGTCATCCACCGAATCCTGGCAGCGACGGTTGTACCGGTCGGTGCCCCAGAGCGCCCCTGACGATCCTCATGCGCCGGTTCGTGCTTTCGCCCTGGTCCCCACGGCTCACTCGCCGCGGTTGGATCTTTCTCGCGGTGGGCCTCGCCTTCGGCCTGGACGCGATCCTGATCGACCACCGAGATCTGCTCTTCATCGCGGGCCTGCTCGTGAGCGTCCCGCTCATGGGGCTCTTCCACGTCATGCTTCGACCGGGACAGGTGCGGGTCGGGCGAATATTCCGCCCATCGATCGTGCCGGCCGGCGACGACACCGTGGTATCCCTGCAGCTGCGCAACCTGTCATCTCGGCCGCTTGACGGCGCAAGCTGGCGTGACCCTGCACCCCCGGGAATGGGGTTGATGGGGCAGTCCGCACCGGCAGACCAACTGCTGCCGGCCCTCGAACGGTACCGTGCGGGGCCGGAGACCGGACCGGACAGCGTGCGGCTCGAATACGCGCTGACTCCACGCATCCGTGGCGTGTATGCCTTCGGACCGCTCCTGCTCGGTCGTAGAGACCCCTTCGGCCTCGCCGTGCGAGAGCACCCCGTCGGGCAGTCGCACGACCTCGTCGTCACCCCGAGGGTGACGCCGCTGGCAACACGTGGTGTCTCCGTCACCCGCAGTGACGGGTCGGTTCGTGACCTGCTTCGTTCGCTCAACCCGACGTCCGACGAACTGATCGCCCGCGAGTACCGGCCGGGCGATCCGTTCCGCCGCGTGAACTGGCCGGCCACCGCCCGCCACGGGGAGATCATGGTGCGTCAGGAAGAGCAGCGCAGCAACCCGGAAGCGCGCATCATCCTCGACACCACGCTCAACTCCCACGGCGCGGCCGAACCGGCCAGGCGCCTCGACCACGCTTTCGAGCTCGCGATCGAGGTTGTCGCATCGATCGGCGTGTACCTGCTCGACGCCGGGCTCAAGGTGCAGCTCCTGGAAACCGGTCCCAGTC
Coding sequences within:
- a CDS encoding DUF58 domain-containing protein, giving the protein MLSPWSPRLTRRGWIFLAVGLAFGLDAILIDHRDLLFIAGLLVSVPLMGLFHVMLRPGQVRVGRIFRPSIVPAGDDTVVSLQLRNLSSRPLDGASWRDPAPPGMGLMGQSAPADQLLPALERYRAGPETGPDSVRLEYALTPRIRGVYAFGPLLLGRRDPFGLAVREHPVGQSHDLVVTPRVTPLATRGVSVTRSDGSVRDLLRSLNPTSDELIAREYRPGDPFRRVNWPATARHGEIMVRQEEQRSNPEARIILDTTLNSHGAAEPARRLDHAFELAIEVVASIGVYLLDAGLKVQLLETGPSQLVPGSGQNLGGLGGDAPLVCSAPGGDRELLEGLANLVPVAAATDVGVGPGFGGSLPTFAVIVGLSEADAALFASLRGRCEPAVVFLLDSVSAVARAVLRDAGWRCIDVRSSRDIPAAWASGLNGRVDARETSETDSD